A single Staphylococcus muscae DNA region contains:
- a CDS encoding MFS transporter, which translates to MKSSVKETKFNLVALLLLIGVFMAALDNGIISAALTTINQSFEIQPQMGAWGIAIYTLGMAVATPIAGKLADMYGRKKVYIVEVVLFGVGSLLVALSPNYTFFIIARLIQSLGGGGLFVIASAHFISTYDRSKQGTMLGALGAMNGIASVLGPNLGSLLIKVTGTWHWLFLINVPIAVFITIFVMLKMTETQRPVQKKMDTYAIIMFSLSTLFVMFGIYNIRASSAMSSTMRWSVIAFFVLAILGYAMMIWIEKRNEGKNVDAFLPYELLRKPTFSAILVMGICSGMLIGAIIFIPSFVENVLHVSAADSGFWLTPLALASGVGASMGGRMVDKKGPVFALVVASLISILGYGGLAILTSGVITFLIFSIIAGLGFGFTIGAPMTVLATRTAGYGDDRNSTVIATLSVSRQMGITIAPTLFATLIQLGFSKTVSKVTTALTDRHLTQQDVPQQLMSQVEQVNGSTYALWQKLEMMPNTPVRQALMEGLDAVASAAFMPVFLTAAFGSVVILVLTLIFRRSFSE; encoded by the coding sequence GTGAAATCATCAGTTAAAGAAACCAAGTTTAATTTGGTTGCGCTACTTTTACTTATCGGTGTATTTATGGCAGCATTGGATAACGGAATTATTAGCGCAGCATTGACGACGATTAATCAATCGTTTGAAATACAGCCACAGATGGGCGCATGGGGAATTGCTATTTATACGTTAGGTATGGCGGTTGCAACGCCAATAGCTGGTAAGTTGGCTGATATGTATGGTCGCAAGAAAGTTTATATTGTTGAAGTAGTCTTATTCGGCGTCGGCTCATTGCTTGTAGCATTAAGTCCCAACTATACATTTTTCATCATCGCACGTCTCATTCAATCACTCGGTGGTGGTGGACTTTTTGTCATCGCGAGTGCCCACTTCATCTCGACGTACGATCGTTCTAAGCAAGGGACGATGTTAGGTGCGCTCGGTGCAATGAATGGGATCGCCTCTGTACTTGGCCCTAACTTAGGAAGTTTACTGATCAAAGTGACTGGTACATGGCATTGGTTGTTCTTAATTAATGTACCAATCGCAGTGTTTATTACAATATTTGTGATGTTGAAAATGACAGAAACACAACGTCCTGTACAGAAAAAGATGGATACATATGCGATTATTATGTTCTCACTTTCGACATTGTTCGTGATGTTCGGAATTTATAACATTCGTGCAAGTAGTGCAATGAGCAGTACGATGCGATGGTCTGTTATTGCCTTCTTCGTACTAGCAATTTTAGGCTATGCCATGATGATTTGGATTGAAAAACGTAATGAAGGCAAAAATGTCGATGCGTTTTTACCATATGAATTATTACGTAAACCAACATTTTCAGCGATTCTCGTAATGGGGATTTGTTCGGGTATGCTGATTGGTGCTATTATTTTCATTCCATCTTTTGTCGAAAATGTTTTGCATGTGAGTGCGGCAGATAGTGGCTTTTGGCTTACACCACTTGCACTCGCTTCTGGTGTTGGTGCATCGATGGGTGGCCGTATGGTTGATAAGAAGGGGCCTGTCTTTGCATTAGTTGTTGCGAGTCTTATTAGTATTTTGGGATATGGTGGGTTAGCGATATTAACATCGGGTGTCATCACATTCTTAATCTTTTCTATCATAGCCGGTCTAGGTTTTGGTTTTACAATCGGTGCACCGATGACCGTATTGGCAACACGAACGGCAGGTTATGGTGATGACCGAAACAGTACAGTCATTGCGACGTTATCTGTTTCACGCCAGATGGGTATTACCATTGCCCCAACACTTTTTGCGACGTTGATCCAACTAGGATTCAGCAAAACTGTCTCAAAAGTGACGACAGCATTAACTGATCGACATTTAACACAACAAGATGTTCCGCAACAATTGATGTCTCAAGTTGAACAGGTGAACGGCAGTACTTATGCTTTGTGGCAGAAGCTTGAAATGATGCCAAATACACCTGTACGTCAGGCGCTTATGGAAGGTTTGGATGCTGTTGCGAGTGCTGCATTTATGCCTGTATTCTTAACGGCAGCATTTGGTTCAGTTGTAATATTAGTACTAACATTAATATTTAGACGTTCATTTAGTGAATAA
- a CDS encoding class I SAM-dependent methyltransferase, with amino-acid sequence MRKEAGHTFLAKLGKTRLRPGGKRATDWLIDKGHFSSDKQVLEVACNMCTTSIHLAKTYGCQIEGIDLNKTALAQGEKNVAAAGLSDKIHLQQANAMNLPFDDNSFDIVLNEAMLTMLPVKAKQQALNEYYRVLKPGGVLLTHDIVIQVPSKETEIINDLSQAINVNVSPQLKEKWHELYCQAGFDNIETQHGPMTLMTPKGMIYDEGVKGTLKIVKNAMKKENRPMFIRMFKTFKRHKDGLNYIVHAAHKEQ; translated from the coding sequence ATGAGAAAAGAAGCAGGCCATACATTTTTAGCAAAACTAGGAAAAACACGATTACGTCCGGGTGGAAAGCGTGCGACGGATTGGTTAATCGATAAAGGACATTTTTCTTCGGATAAACAGGTGTTAGAAGTCGCATGCAACATGTGTACCACATCGATTCATTTGGCGAAAACTTACGGCTGTCAAATCGAAGGGATCGACTTGAATAAAACAGCATTGGCACAAGGTGAAAAGAATGTAGCGGCAGCAGGGTTGTCGGATAAGATTCATTTACAACAGGCAAATGCGATGAACTTACCATTCGATGATAACAGTTTTGATATCGTACTGAATGAAGCGATGCTGACGATGTTACCTGTTAAGGCGAAACAACAAGCGTTAAACGAATACTATCGTGTACTGAAGCCAGGTGGTGTGTTACTGACACATGATATCGTTATTCAAGTACCTTCTAAAGAAACAGAAATCATCAATGACTTGTCTCAAGCTATCAATGTGAATGTGTCACCACAATTGAAAGAAAAATGGCATGAACTGTATTGTCAAGCAGGTTTTGATAACATCGAAACACAACATGGACCTATGACTCTCATGACACCAAAAGGGATGATTTATGATGAAGGAGTCAAAGGGACGTTGAAAATTGTTAAAAATGCAATGAAGAAAGAAAATCGACCGATGTTTATACGCATGTTTAAAACATTCAAACGTCACAAAGATGGTTTGAATTATATTGTGCATGCAGCCCATAAAGAGCAATAG